In a genomic window of Anaerolineales bacterium:
- a CDS encoding SHOCT domain-containing protein: protein MKNLRWVFILGGVIAVVSFTVSILGVAQEADWSAVREMNIPRMLETEELFPIPVMLIGLGITLWMLHHFYRLIVPPTIKNGVTADARVLKVWDTGTTINDNPQIGMLLEVKSPSGEVFQAEAKTLVSRLNAALVRPGITAQVVYDPEKPKRIQLKEVHVQNPAEENSVARMEELETLRTKRLITEEEYQEKRKQILANL, encoded by the coding sequence ATGAAGAACTTGCGGTGGGTTTTCATCCTCGGCGGCGTCATCGCCGTGGTCAGCTTCACCGTCAGCATCCTCGGCGTCGCCCAGGAGGCGGATTGGTCTGCGGTGCGCGAGATGAACATTCCCCGGATGCTGGAAACGGAAGAGTTGTTCCCCATTCCGGTCATGCTCATCGGCTTGGGAATCACGCTGTGGATGCTGCACCACTTCTACCGTCTGATCGTCCCGCCGACGATCAAGAACGGGGTGACCGCCGATGCGCGGGTGCTCAAGGTGTGGGATACCGGCACGACGATCAACGACAACCCGCAGATCGGGATGCTGCTCGAGGTGAAATCCCCGTCCGGCGAGGTGTTCCAGGCCGAAGCCAAGACCCTGGTTTCGCGGTTGAACGCCGCGCTTGTCCGGCCCGGGATCACCGCCCAGGTGGTGTACGATCCGGAGAAACCGAAGCGCATCCAATTGAAGGAAGTGCATGTGCAGAACCCCGCGGAGGAAAATTCGGTGGCGCGGATGGAGGAATTGGAAACCCTGCGAACCAAGCGCTTGATCACCGAGGAGGAATACCAGGAGAAGCGCAAGCAGATCCTCGCCAACTTGTGA
- a CDS encoding alpha/beta fold hydrolase, which produces MRKNPVPRRSAVYARNLIRFAAGTLAAGLLVAFYGILPFQYAEGRAHPPRLPVCCATPADWEIPFAEIEIPSEAGILLRGWYIRSRNGAAVIVAHGLGGNRISVLPQGIALAEEGFGVLLLDARAHGESGGETVTFGGGDILSAAAFLREQEDVSGKIGILGISLGGLQAIQAAAAEEDIAGVLADGAGPNAFADVPVWISPMRLLELPFQWVGFQVWKLQGVPGPLPVTEALGLIAPRPVLLISGARGDYEREMQRKFLRAAGESCTLWEVPEAGHTESWDKRTGEYRQRMIAFFRDALLSI; this is translated from the coding sequence ATGAGAAAAAACCCTGTACCCCGCCGGTCGGCCGTCTACGCGCGCAACCTGATCCGCTTTGCGGCGGGAACGCTCGCGGCCGGGTTGCTCGTCGCCTTCTACGGCATCCTTCCTTTCCAATACGCCGAAGGCCGCGCCCATCCCCCGCGGTTGCCCGTGTGTTGCGCCACTCCGGCGGATTGGGAAATCCCGTTCGCAGAAATCGAAATACCCTCCGAAGCGGGGATCCTCCTGCGCGGCTGGTACATCCGCTCGCGCAACGGCGCGGCGGTGATCGTCGCCCACGGGCTCGGCGGGAACCGGATTTCGGTCTTGCCGCAGGGAATCGCGCTGGCCGAGGAGGGATTCGGGGTCCTGCTGCTGGATGCGCGGGCGCACGGCGAGAGCGGCGGCGAGACCGTCACCTTCGGCGGCGGGGATATCCTTTCCGCCGCGGCGTTCCTGCGGGAGCAGGAGGACGTGAGCGGGAAGATCGGCATCCTGGGGATCTCGCTCGGCGGATTGCAAGCGATCCAGGCCGCGGCCGCGGAGGAGGACATCGCCGGTGTGCTCGCCGACGGCGCCGGTCCGAATGCGTTCGCCGACGTGCCGGTCTGGATCTCTCCGATGCGCCTGCTCGAGCTTCCCTTCCAATGGGTCGGCTTCCAGGTGTGGAAGCTGCAGGGTGTGCCGGGTCCGCTGCCGGTGACCGAAGCGCTCGGCCTCATCGCGCCGCGGCCGGTGCTGCTGATCTCGGGAGCGCGGGGCGATTACGAACGCGAGATGCAGCGTAAATTCCTCCGCGCCGCGGGGGAGAGCTGCACCCTGTGGGAAGTGCCGGAGGCCGGCCATACCGAAAGCTGGGACAAAAGAACCGGCGAATACCGGCAGCGAATGATTGCTTTCTTCCGGGATGCGCTTCTATCCATTTGA
- a CDS encoding flavodoxin family protein, which produces MKILGISGSPNPGGNTAFAVRHALDILKSEGAHCTFLSLAGKEIHPCTGCWACQKARECRYDDDMAEILAALRGCDGLILGSPVYFGMVSGILKNMMDRTVPLRPAYDQDLELSGKVGGGIACGGFRNGGQETTLQNIHTFLLQQNMRVVSDGRGFSHAGGTIMGEAKTDTLGLRTVENLARNMYRMLKHTAAAK; this is translated from the coding sequence ATGAAGATTCTGGGAATCTCCGGAAGCCCAAACCCGGGCGGCAACACCGCCTTCGCCGTCCGGCATGCGCTGGACATCCTCAAATCCGAAGGCGCGCATTGCACCTTTCTTTCCCTGGCCGGGAAGGAGATCCATCCCTGCACCGGATGCTGGGCTTGTCAGAAGGCGCGCGAATGCCGCTACGACGACGATATGGCCGAAATCCTTGCGGCGCTGCGAGGGTGCGACGGGCTGATCCTCGGCTCTCCGGTATACTTCGGCATGGTCTCCGGCATCCTGAAAAACATGATGGACCGCACGGTTCCGCTGCGGCCGGCGTACGACCAGGACCTGGAGCTTTCCGGGAAGGTCGGCGGCGGGATCGCCTGCGGCGGCTTCCGCAACGGCGGCCAGGAGACCACCCTGCAGAACATCCACACCTTCCTGCTGCAGCAGAACATGCGGGTGGTGAGCGACGGGCGGGGGTTCAGCCACGCCGGCGGAACGATCATGGGCGAGGCGAAGACCGACACGCTCGGCCTGCGCACCGTGGAGAACCTGGCGCGGAACATGTACCGGATGCTCAAGCACACCGCGGCGGCGAAGTGA
- a CDS encoding VOC family protein yields the protein MKYKHTNIISKDWRALVHFYEEVFECVRVPPERHMAGEWLERGTGVPGAAIDGVHLRLPGWGEAGPTLEIFQYARNEPKPAPAANREGFSHLAFEVENVEACLRAVIARGGRAIGSAVSRTVEGVGRLTFVYAADPEGNILELQSRG from the coding sequence ATGAAATACAAACACACCAACATCATTTCCAAGGACTGGCGTGCGCTGGTGCACTTCTATGAGGAAGTGTTCGAATGCGTCCGCGTGCCGCCGGAGCGGCACATGGCGGGCGAGTGGCTGGAACGGGGGACGGGCGTGCCCGGCGCGGCGATCGACGGGGTCCACCTGCGCCTGCCCGGATGGGGCGAAGCGGGACCGACGCTCGAGATTTTCCAGTACGCCCGCAACGAGCCCAAGCCCGCGCCGGCGGCCAACCGCGAGGGCTTTTCCCACCTCGCCTTCGAAGTGGAAAACGTCGAAGCCTGCCTGCGGGCCGTGATCGCCCGCGGCGGCCGCGCGATCGGCTCCGCCGTCTCGCGCACGGTGGAGGGCGTGGGCCGGCTGACGTTCGTCTACGCCGCGGATCCGGAAGGCAACATCCTGGAGCTGCAATCCCGGGGGTAA
- a CDS encoding helix-turn-helix domain-containing protein: MNQTELGLRVAELRQQKGLTQEQLAERCEVSPRTIQRIESGEVDPRAYTLHCLGAALEFDFGGENAANENLWLTVLHLSSIACVFLVPLLLWSWMKNRSCRIDQQGRLVLNFQITMILLLAASGFLLMLYPALLIFAGEGLVREMESSRLFLAATLCLPMPAIFIGVFCAFQGVVNAMRSLADKPVHYPLSIPFVK; this comes from the coding sequence ATGAACCAGACCGAACTTGGATTGAGGGTCGCGGAATTGCGCCAGCAAAAGGGCCTCACGCAGGAGCAGTTGGCGGAGCGTTGCGAAGTCAGCCCGCGCACCATCCAGCGCATCGAAAGCGGCGAGGTCGATCCGCGGGCCTACACCCTGCATTGCCTGGGTGCGGCTCTCGAGTTTGATTTCGGCGGGGAGAATGCGGCCAATGAAAACCTGTGGCTGACGGTCCTCCATCTGAGCAGCATCGCCTGCGTCTTCCTCGTTCCGCTGCTGTTGTGGTCGTGGATGAAGAACCGCTCCTGCCGGATCGACCAACAGGGGCGGTTGGTGCTGAACTTCCAGATCACCATGATCCTGCTGCTGGCCGCCTCCGGTTTCCTGCTCATGCTCTACCCCGCCTTGCTGATCTTCGCGGGAGAGGGGCTCGTGCGGGAAATGGAAAGCTCGCGCCTGTTCCTGGCGGCCACCCTGTGCCTGCCGATGCCCGCGATTTTCATCGGAGTCTTCTGCGCCTTCCAGGGCGTGGTCAACGCCATGCGGTCCCTGGCGGATAAGCCCGTCCACTACCCGCTGAGCATCCCGTTCGTGAAATGA
- the dapB gene encoding 4-hydroxy-tetrahydrodipicolinate reductase: MAKIALIGYGRMGRTVRQFAEARGHTITAVVDPLGGGECRKEITAEALADAEVCIDFTTPQTAVENIRCVAMLGKNMVIGTTGWYNRIEDVKRTVAEHKVGLIWSGNFSLGVNALFRIIGCAARMFDRLPEYDVLGHEFHHKGKADSPSGTAAMLGNILLQNIARKRRLVTDKLDRKIEPDEIQFSSTRGGAIPGTHLVLFDSPVDTIEIRHTARGREGFAAGAVTAAEFIRGKKGVYSIDDLMNEVLGPADPPAPSAKKK; encoded by the coding sequence ATGGCCAAAATCGCGCTGATCGGATACGGCCGGATGGGCCGGACGGTGCGGCAGTTCGCGGAAGCCCGGGGCCACACGATCACCGCCGTCGTCGATCCCTTGGGCGGCGGGGAGTGCCGCAAGGAAATCACCGCCGAGGCGCTCGCCGACGCGGAGGTGTGCATCGACTTCACCACCCCGCAAACGGCGGTGGAGAACATCCGCTGCGTCGCGATGCTGGGCAAGAACATGGTGATCGGCACCACCGGCTGGTATAATCGCATCGAGGACGTGAAACGGACCGTCGCCGAGCACAAGGTCGGGCTGATCTGGTCGGGCAATTTCTCGCTCGGGGTCAACGCGCTGTTCCGCATCATCGGCTGCGCCGCGCGGATGTTCGACCGCCTGCCGGAGTACGACGTGCTCGGCCACGAATTCCACCATAAAGGCAAAGCCGATTCCCCCTCCGGCACGGCCGCGATGCTGGGGAACATCCTGCTCCAAAACATCGCCCGCAAGCGGCGGCTGGTAACGGACAAACTGGACCGCAAAATCGAACCCGACGAAATCCAATTTTCAAGCACCCGCGGCGGCGCGATTCCCGGCACGCATCTGGTGCTGTTCGACAGCCCGGTCGACACGATCGAAATCCGGCACACCGCCCGCGGCCGCGAGGGATTCGCCGCCGGCGCGGTGACGGCCGCCGAGTTCATCCGCGGTAAAAAAGGGGTCTACTCGATCGACGACCTGATGAACGAGGTCCTGGGCCCCGCCGATCCCCCCGCCCCATCCGCGAAGAAAAAATAA
- a CDS encoding 4-hydroxy-tetrahydrodipicolinate synthase, producing the protein MNLRGTYTAIVTPFTEYENVDEGALKKLIDFNLAGGVTGIVPCGTTGESPTLTHDEHDRVIELTVEHVNGRALVLAGTGSNSTREAVRLSKHARKAGADALLLVTPYYNKPTQEGMYRHFREIAESVSIPSIIYNIKGRTGVNLETDTLVRLMTDCANVVGVKEASGDLNQMKDVIARKTKEFCVLSGDDNMTMPLIKAGGDGVISVASNIVPEKMSKMVALALEGKTAEAEALEKELAPLFAVEFVETNPIPIKYMLSLKGMCQERYRLPICELRPPNKEKVQAVMKQMGLL; encoded by the coding sequence ATGAATCTCCGAGGCACCTACACCGCCATCGTCACCCCCTTCACCGAATATGAGAACGTCGACGAAGGGGCGCTCAAGAAGCTGATCGACTTCAACCTGGCCGGCGGCGTCACCGGGATCGTCCCCTGCGGTACCACCGGCGAAAGCCCGACCCTCACCCACGACGAGCACGACCGGGTGATCGAGCTGACCGTCGAGCACGTCAACGGGCGCGCGCTGGTCCTGGCCGGCACCGGCTCCAACTCCACCCGCGAGGCCGTCCGCCTCAGCAAGCACGCCCGCAAGGCCGGCGCCGACGCGCTGCTCCTGGTCACGCCCTACTACAACAAGCCCACCCAGGAAGGCATGTACCGCCACTTCCGCGAGATCGCCGAAAGCGTCTCGATCCCCTCGATCATCTACAACATCAAGGGCCGCACGGGCGTGAACCTCGAAACCGACACGCTGGTGCGGCTGATGACCGACTGCGCCAACGTCGTCGGGGTGAAGGAAGCCTCGGGCGACTTGAACCAGATGAAGGACGTGATCGCGCGCAAGACCAAGGAATTCTGCGTGCTTTCCGGCGACGACAACATGACCATGCCGCTGATCAAAGCCGGCGGCGACGGGGTGATCTCGGTCGCCAGCAACATCGTCCCGGAGAAGATGTCGAAGATGGTGGCCCTCGCCCTGGAAGGCAAGACGGCCGAGGCCGAGGCGCTGGAGAAGGAGCTCGCCCCGCTGTTCGCCGTCGAGTTCGTCGAGACCAACCCGATCCCGATAAAGTACATGCTCTCGCTCAAGGGCATGTGCCAGGAGCGCTACCGATTGCCGATCTGCGAGCTGCGCCCGCCGAATAAGGAAAAGGTCCAGGCGGTGATGAAGCAGATGGGTCTGCTGTAG